The genomic segment ACGTTACTACTACTTTCGCCATAAGGGTATGGTATTACAAAGTATTACCCTTTTCAACCACCCGGAAGGTTGGTATAAAAGTGAATCTGCATAGCTTCAGGTTCCCTTATCAATCCACGGATTTGGGTAGCCCAGGATATGCTTGACTATCTCGCCTTCGCTCAGAACGAGGGTTCGGGTGGCTGGACCTATACGCCAAATTATGGTCCTTACGGCGACAACTCGGTTTCAGGATACGTCTCGCTGGGTCTGGCTTATGCTGAAGCCCCGGCGCCATGGGGGTTCGGTCTCACTATTCCCGGTTGGGTTCTCACTGAACTCAACAACTGGATAAACTACATTCAGAACACAAGCGGGGGCACTGACGATGGTGGTTCTGGTTATTGGGATCCAAATAGCTGGGTGAACATCCTCAAGACAGGCAACCTGCTGGCGCAGATGGCGCTGGTTGGCGACACACAGGCCACACCCAGAGTCCAGAGGGCGGTGGCCTATATTGCCCGGCATTGGAATGACGCCAATATCGACCCGGGGTGGCGGAACCACTACCAAGCCTGTTTTTGTGTCATGAAGGGCTTCCAGGCTCTGGGCATAACGCTTATCGATGTTGACGGCGATACTGTGCCAGAAACAGACTGGTATGATGAGATGTCCACCATGATTGTGACCACCCAGAACGCGGATGGCAGTTGGCCAAGTGACTATTGGTGGTATCCAACACTCTCCGCTGCCTGGGCGATGCTTACCCTGGAAAAAGCAGCCCCACCAGCGTTGTCACTGACTCCTCCCTTTGATACAAACCCGACCGGTACCACCCACACCGTTACTGCCACTTATAAGCTGGCTGGTGTTCCACAACCAGACGTCCAGATTAACTTCCTGGTTACTGCCGGCCCCAATGCCGGCGATAGCGGTAGCAGCACCACCGATGTCAACGGAGAGGCCAGTTTCACCTATACGGGGGATGGCGGTGTGGGCACAGACACTATCCAGGCAACCGCAATTGACGAAGCGGGGGCTCCTCTGGTTTCGGCACGGGTAACTAAGGAGTGGTGGGCTGCCTCTGATCTGGCCATCAGCAAGTCCGGCATTCCTGACCCGGTAGTCCCCGGCGCCGTAATGCAGTACACTTTGACGGTGACCAACAACGGGCCTTCGGATGCTACCAATGTAGTGGTCACTGACACTCTACCTGCGGCGGCTATCTCCACTATCACCCTGGGCGCACCCAGTCAAGGGAGCGCCAGCGAACTCGGTGGAGTAGTCACCTGGAACGTGGGCAACCTGAGCGCAGGCAGCAGTGCGCAACTGCCCATCACCTTGACAGTGAAATCCTCCGCTGCACCTAACACGACAATCGTCAACACAGCCAAAGTGACGGGCGA from the Chloroflexota bacterium genome contains:
- a CDS encoding DUF11 domain-containing protein; this encodes MLDYLAFAQNEGSGGWTYTPNYGPYGDNSVSGYVSLGLAYAEAPAPWGFGLTIPGWVLTELNNWINYIQNTSGGTDDGGSGYWDPNSWVNILKTGNLLAQMALVGDTQATPRVQRAVAYIARHWNDANIDPGWRNHYQACFCVMKGFQALGITLIDVDGDTVPETDWYDEMSTMIVTTQNADGSWPSDYWWYPTLSAAWAMLTLEKAAPPALSLTPPFDTNPTGTTHTVTATYKLAGVPQPDVQINFLVTAGPNAGDSGSSTTDVNGEASFTYTGDGGVGTDTIQATAIDEAGAPLVSARVTKEWWAASDLAISKSGIPDPVVPGAVMQYTLTVTNNGPSDATNVVVTDTLPAAAISTITLGAPSQGSASELGGVVTWNVGNLSAGSSAQLPITLTVKSSAAPNTTIVNTAKVTGDQYDPNPTNNETVEKTMILPYRNVPGISSWGIAAMAVLFCGTLTWLVRRKLVTEGRGR